In Amphiprion ocellaris isolate individual 3 ecotype Okinawa chromosome 3, ASM2253959v1, whole genome shotgun sequence, one genomic interval encodes:
- the LOC111582492 gene encoding uncharacterized protein LOC111582492 codes for MNLQERLTGSTNHRPPDEKVAVWRECGCHSGEQKYKLARKRNAQVESDLLITSIFYLSKKSLDCFLSFQNDFSLCFKGHYTFKGPALVEGTTRCNKAWSYQEVRRLADLSVEEMQHFEDNMARMAAARHCEFQPCPQCKTNMERKDLSNLCVICIICTADQGGTYQFCWQCQKPWKGSAPRSDRCGNDDCINRDLQLLQTCKSIDLPEVAGVTSCPSIRLCPTCGMKIEHSRQNCKNVICPRCHKEFCFVCLKLTRQCCKTSSPFRICPGGVAPRQTSIPVWQRK; via the exons ATGAATCTGCAGGAGCGTCTGACAGGCAGCACCAATCACCGGCCGCCTGATGAGAAGGTTGCAGTGTGGAGAGAGTGTGGATGTCACTCAG GAGAACAGAAGTATAAACTTGCAAGAAAGAGAAATGCTCAAGTAGAGTCAGATCTCTTAATTACCTCAATATTCTACTTAAGTAAAAAGTCCCTTGAttgctttctgtcatttcaaaatgatttttctttgtgttttaaggGGCATTACACATTTAAAGGCCCTGCACTGGTAGAGGGGACCACAAGGTGCAATAAGGCGTGGTCGTACCAAGAGGTGCGCAGACTGGCAGATTTATCTGTTGAGGAAATGCAGCACTTTGAGGACAACATGGCCCGCATGGCTGCTGCTAGACACTGCGAGTTTCAGCCA TGTCCCCAgtgcaaaacaaacatggagAGGAAGGATCTTTCCAACCTGTGTGTCATATGTATCATATGCACAGCTGATCAGGGGGGAACCTATCAGTTCTGCTGGCAGTGTCAGAAGCCATGGAAGGGCTCAGCTCCTCGATCGGACCGCTGTGGCAACGATGACTGCATCAACAGGGACCTGCAACTGCTGCAGACATGCAAATCCATCGACCTGCCGGAGGTGGCGGGCGTCACCAGCTGCCCCTCTATCCGACTCTGTCCTACATGTGGCATGAAGATAGAACATAGtagacaaaactgcaaaaatgttatATGTCCTCGATGTCATAAGGAGTTCTGCTTTGTTTGCCTGAAACTAACGCGGCAATGTTGCAAGACCAGTTCACCATTCAGAATCTGCCCAGGCGGTGTAGCTCCAAGACAGACTTCTATTCCGGTATGGCAGAGAAAATGA